The nucleotide window AGCCGTGAGGACATTCTCCGGCGGGCCGAGCGCGCGAAGGCGGCCGGCGCAAAGGGTCTCATCGTCACCACCGACTGGGTGTTCAACGTCGGACGAGACTGGGGCAGCCCGGAGATCCCGGAGAAGGTGAACCTGAAGGCGCTCGTGCGTCTCGGGCCCGAGATCGCGGTCAAGCCGCGGTATGCCCTCGACTGGGTCAAGGGTGGCAAGATCACCATCCCCGACCTCACCGCACCCAACCTCACCCCGCAGGGTGTCCCCGGCCCGACCTTCTTCGGCGCCTACGGCGAGTGGATGGGCACCCCGCCGCCCACCTGGGAGGACCTGCAGTGGCTGCGTGAGCAGTGGGACGGTCCGTTCATGGTCAAGGGCATCACCCGGCTCGACGACGCCAAGCGCGCGGTCGACATCGGTGCGTCGGCGATCTCGGTCTCCAACCACGGCGGCAACAACCTCGACGGAACCCCGGCGACCATCCGCCTGCTGCCCGACATCGCCGATGCGGTCGGCGACGACATCGAGGTCCTGCTCGACGGCGGCATCCGCCGCGGCAGCGACGTCGCCAAGGCTCTCGCACTGGGCGCCCGCGCCGTGATGATCGGCCGTGCGTACCTGTGGGGCCTGGCGGCCAACGGTCAGTCCGGTGTCGAGAACGTCCTCGACCTCATGCGGATGGGGCTCGACGGCGTCCTGATGGGCCTGGGCCACAAGAGCGTGCACGAACTCTCGGCCGACGACCTGTTCATCCCGGAGGGATTCAAGCGCTCCTTCGGAAACGCCTGATCCTCGTCGGATCACCCCCGCCCGCCGACCGGACCTCCGGTCGGCGGGCGGGGGTGTGAACGGGCCCTGGACGCAGAACTAGAACGTGTTACAGTTCTGCCATGGGACAGTTCGACGGCAAGGTCGTCTACATCACCGGCATCGCCCGTGGTCAGGGCCGCAATCACGCGGTCCGGTTCGCCCGTGAGGGGGCCGCGATCGTGGGGCTCGACATCGCGGGTCCGATCATCGACCACGCGACCTATCCGCCCGCGACCGCCGAGGACCTCGCCGAGACCATCCGGCTCGTCGAGGGCGCGGGCGGCAAGATCCTTGCCCGGCAAGGGGATACGCGCGACCTCGCCTTCCAGCAACAGCTCGTCGCGGATGCCGTCGAACAGTTCGGTCGGCTCGACCACGTGATCGCCAACGCCGGCGTGCTCACCTGGGGCAAGGTGTGGGAGCTGTCCGAGGAGCAGTTCAGCGACGTCGTCGACATCAACCTGATCGGTGCCTGGAAGACGCTGAAGGCCACCGTGCCCGCGATGCTCGAGGCCGGGAACGGCGGCTCGATCGCGATCATCAGCTCGGTCGCCGGACTGAAGGCGATGCCGCTGCAGGCGTCGTACTCGGCGTCGAAGC belongs to Gordonia westfalica and includes:
- a CDS encoding mycofactocin-coupled SDR family oxidoreductase, translated to MGQFDGKVVYITGIARGQGRNHAVRFAREGAAIVGLDIAGPIIDHATYPPATAEDLAETIRLVEGAGGKILARQGDTRDLAFQQQLVADAVEQFGRLDHVIANAGVLTWGKVWELSEEQFSDVVDINLIGAWKTLKATVPAMLEAGNGGSIAIISSVAGLKAMPLQASYSASKHGLVGLAQTAAKELGHHHIRVNSVHPYAVDTPMGVADTEAHRIFGIPWVTPHFTSILDYHPVASLDEISDAVMYLASDSAKGITGAEFQIDMGHSKV
- the mftD gene encoding pre-mycofactocin synthase MftD (MftD, an enzyme found in the mycofactocin biosynthesis locus, performs an oxidative deamination of 3-amino-5-[(p-hydroxyphenyl)methyl]-4,4-dimethyl-2-pyrrolidinone (AHDP). The resulting compound, now called pre-mycofactocin (PMFT), is a biologically active redox cofactor that can oxidize the non-exchangeable NADH of TIGR03971 family SDR-type oxidoreductases.), with product MALNPWAKNPWFETVTEAQRRAKKRLPKSVYASLVAGTQAGMTLDDNVQAFSELGWAPHVVGAQPEREMTTSVMGQELSFPVMISPTGVQAVDPDGEVAVARAAAARGTAMGLSSFASHAVEEVTAVNDKVFFQIYWLGSREDILRRAERAKAAGAKGLIVTTDWVFNVGRDWGSPEIPEKVNLKALVRLGPEIAVKPRYALDWVKGGKITIPDLTAPNLTPQGVPGPTFFGAYGEWMGTPPPTWEDLQWLREQWDGPFMVKGITRLDDAKRAVDIGASAISVSNHGGNNLDGTPATIRLLPDIADAVGDDIEVLLDGGIRRGSDVAKALALGARAVMIGRAYLWGLAANGQSGVENVLDLMRMGLDGVLMGLGHKSVHELSADDLFIPEGFKRSFGNA